AGCTCCTATGGCATCAATCAAATTAAGGCCCTTTGTAATATTAAAGATTTAAACTAATCTTCTTTTTTATTAGTTCAGGGTTATAATTTAACAAAAACAATCTAATATAATTATTTCTCCTATTTTTTTTAAATCAAAACAAAACGATTTAAAAAAAAATCTAAAAAAAAATGAATTTCTAAAAAAAATTGCCATAACACCACCATAATAACGTTCATAGTCCTAAAAAGAAATGCTCCACCTTAAAAAGAAATAATTAATCTTAAAAAGAAATAATAGACTGTAAAAAGGGATAATTAGAATTTCAAACCATAGTTGGTCAGATCATAGGAGTAATTGGTTAAGTTGTAGGTTGCCATGAATTTATCATAGCCCATGGTATAAAGCATTGCTATTCCAATGGCCCAGAAAATTCCCCCAATTATCAGGAATGCAAGTCCCCAGTATTTGGCACTTCTTTCTTTCCGAGTTAACAGGTATAAACCGGAAGCTATGGCTAAGGGAAGGAAGAATATTATGCCAATAAGTCCAATTAGTTTTGATGCTAAGTATGAATTACTAGTCTGTTGTTTTTCTATGCTACTCTTAATTTCGATTTTTTTCCCATTTTCTCCATTAACGAAAGATATTGGGTTTTTTGGATAACCGCAGAACTGACAGCGGTCTGAATTTTCAGGATATTCTACTCCACATTTTGGACATCGCAAATTTTTCACCTTATATACAATACATCTATCCTTCATTTAATCTTATTGGAGATTTCATGAGGACCATACTGTTAGATTTAGGCAGGCATGGTCAGTTATCTTCCTTAACTTACCTATTTTGATTAAAACTGAATTCCAACAGTCTGGTTTTCAAAGTACCATGTGTTGAAACCGTAAGTTTCACTTAAAAACTGTTTGAACTCAGGAATATCTGCATCATAAAATCTGTGGGATTCATTCAGTGTGGGATTGTACACCCGGTTGTTCCATACCACGAATGAGTGTCCCATAGCCCCATTATAGCAGGGCACCATTGTCCCATTTTCCATCCTGGAAACCCAACATATCTGGACACCTTTCGCTCCCTTGATTTCCAGATAGGTTTTAAGTACCAGGGCACGGTCATCACAGTTCCCTCCCTGCTGCCAGAACACCTCAGGAGATTGTGGCCCGGGAGTATTAATATGGGGCATATTGCATATTTTATCAAAATAGGCCTGTGTTGATGGATTCTGAGGGAATGCTGTGGCTGTGGAGATGTAAAAACCAACATACAAACTTAAAAGAGTAAGTGCAATCAGGACCAGTATATAGGACCATTTGTTAATGTTTATATTTCTCATATTATCAATTAATTAATCAAAAACATCACTCTATCTGGAACAAATATTACTCTTACCTATTGTGATATTAGTTTTCTAAGGTATTTCTTTTGTTAAAATATTCTTTCAAAAAGGATACAACTTCCTTCAAATGAATATAACTTTTTTAAAAATAATTTTCCCTGTTTTATCTTCTTAACTACGTATTTTATAATTTCTCCATAATTTCTCCAGAAGAAAGGTAACACTTTAATAATAGTTACACCATAATTAATAAAGAAGGGGAGATCCATGATGAGAATAAGCATGTCATTACCAAAAAACTTGTTAAACGAATTCGATGAAGTATTAAAAGATAGAGGATACAACTCAAGATCCAAAGGAATCAGAGACGCCCTGAAGGACTACATAGTCCGATACCAGTGGATGAAAGACATAGAAGGAGATAGAATCGGAATAGTGGCTGTTATCTACGACCACCACTACACTGGAGTACTGGAAGACCTTACTGACATCCAGCACGAATTCAGGGACTACATTAACGCCACCATGCACATACACATGACTGGGAAAAACTGCCTGGAAGTTATAGTAGTCAAGGGTGAAGCCCAGGAAATTAGAAACTTGACCGAGAAGATAATGAGACTAAAAGGAGTGGAACACGTTAAACTGACCACTGCTGCTGGTGGAGATTAATGGAATT
The Methanobacterium sp. DNA segment above includes these coding regions:
- the nikR gene encoding nickel-responsive transcriptional regulator NikR; this translates as MKKGRSMMRISMSLPKNLLNEFDEVLKDRGYNSRSKGIRDALKDYIVRYQWMKDIEGDRIGIVAVIYDHHYTGVLEDLTDIQHEFRDYINATMHIHMTGKNCLEVIVVKGEAQEIRNLTEKIMRLKGVEHVKLTTAAGGD